A region of Enoplosus armatus isolate fEnoArm2 chromosome 14, fEnoArm2.hap1, whole genome shotgun sequence DNA encodes the following proteins:
- the zeb1a gene encoding zinc finger E-box-binding homeobox 1, whose product MADGPRCKRRKQANPKRSSVTNFNNGLEASSDSDDEDKLHIVEDDSLQEPEVAKADGTTPQDSHDATTTVLPLNGTLNGVKEECVSEEEEEDEDVKDTLVEEILQQGDTAIIYPEAPEDEQSPAETGGADENGTPDSFSQLHTCPYCSRGYKRNASLKEHIKYRHETSEDNYSCSHCSYTFTYRSQLERHMSHHRGTREQRHVSQSTGGSGGTGGTRKFKCTECSKAFKYKHHLKEHLRIHSGEKPYECSNCKKRFSHSGSYSSHISSKKCVGAAPPNGVPRTSIKSPPPTPQAAPVVIAPARVILKEKTESKPLQEQLPVTQIKSEPLEYECKPVMAAPATSAGTNGVVNGGTAQPAVASAATLPQGVAMVVPTVGLMSPISINLNDLQNVLKVAMDGNVLRQVLGTANGVVTQGKQGIVVQQPQQQIISLPAFVDHDGTTKIIINYSISPAAATTATTQPAPLVAKNNPPPLPSVTTAAAPTPTRTDKPPTPEVADLSIIKTEPESVSIMETEAVTQTEMKTVKTSAQTAQMPKVNSTSTCLLCDDCPDNLEALHLLQHRKAANGEAVDSAALDPSFAALLSEAGVTLEEPPVEDLLSLLKTYFASNANPSEAELTKISESVSIPVDVIRKWFAKMNSGKNLGKYRKNATAVSKKTETTNSSSEEASNQNGEAEEDSTQETSNKASSESGSASPSDSSPLSLNTGDLIIVKSEPEDPEAPDSQAEPLDLSLPKHIAAALETKPTPPAKQQEQPLNLTCLRKEQLEGRTIYVTAPQTGRSVNIVTAAQLPTLVAIAGQGTVGCLGTINTTTKRTILIPQLTYTYATTAGNATGAKTVVLNGHKEKRLDSSSDGVSTVEEQIDSDSAALMKKRRLENGVYPCDLCSKVFQKGSSLLRHKYEHTGKRPHECNICKKAFKHKHHLIEHSRLHSGEKPYQCDKCGKRFSHSGSYSQHMNHRYSYCKKDGPSSGSSSGPRRAQSELGSPGAGPQSDSRTTTPPSQLDSDERESEEEEDDDDEAMCMDDIRVVQVDDGECEIYEGNFDDDDEDGEEMAEEETREEEAEVVCDVVEIELGDDHMEDEEMEEMTQEKEDEEIGETTEGKEDEEIGETTEGKEDEEIGETTEGKEDEEMEETTEEKEDEEIGETTEEKEDEEMEETNQEKEDEEIRETTEEKEDEEIRETTEEKEDEEIGGTTEEKEDEEIGETTEGKEDEEIGETTEGKEEAANADTEEAADCEANTDKSIGEGSDSTEPTEEVVTNAK is encoded by the exons tgaaagaggagtgtgtgtcagaagaggaagaggaagacgaggacgTGAAGGATACTCTAGTGGAGGAGATTCTCCAACAGGGAGACACAGCCATCATCTATCCTGAAGCTCCTGAGGATGAGCAAAGTCCTGCAGAGACAGGAGGCGCTGATGAAAACG GCACACCAGACTCCTTCTCCCAGTTGCACACTTGTCCCTACTGCTCCCGGGGCTACAAGCGCAACGCCTCGCTGAAGGAGCACATCAAATATCGCCACGAGACCAGCGAGGACAACTACAGCTGCTCACACTGCAGCTACACCTTCACCTACCGCTCGCAGCTGGAGAGGCACATGAGCCACCACAGGGGCACCAGGGAGCAG CGTCACGTTTCCCAGTCGACAGGAGGATCGGGAGGAACAGGTGGAACCCGCAAGTTCAAGTGTACCGAATGTTCCAAGGCCTTCAAGTACAAGCACCACCTGAAGGAGCACCTGCGCATTCACAGCG gTGAGAAACCGTATGAATGCTCAAACTGCAAGAAGCGATTCTCCCACTCAGGCTCCTACAGCTCCCACATCAGCAGTAAGAAGTGTGTGGGCGCAGCACCTCCTAATGGCGTCCCTCGAACGTCGATCAaatcccccccacccaccccccagGCCGCACCGGTCGTGATCGCTCCGGCCCGCGTGATTCTTAAAGAGAAGACCGAAAGCAAACCCCTCCAGGAGCAGCTCCCCGTCACCCAGATCAAATCTGAACCTTTGGAATACGAGTGCAAGCCTGTGATGGCGGCACCAGCAACTTCAGCTGGTACCAACGGAGTGGTGAACGGAGGGACGGCACAGCCAGCGGTGGCGTCAGCTGCGACCCTGCCTCAGGGCGTGGCTATGGTCGTACCAACAGTCGGTCTGATGTCGCCCATCAGCATCAACCTGAATGACTTGCAGAATGTGCTCAAGGTGGCGATGGACGGAAACGTGCTCAGGCAGGTGCTGGGTACAGCTAACGGGGTGGTGACACAGGGGAAGCAGGGAATTGTAGTCCAGCAGCCCCAGCAGCAGATCATCAGCCTGCCGGCCTTTGTGGATCACGACGGCACCACAAAGATCATCATCAACTACAGCATCAGCCCTGCAGCCGCCACCACTGCCACTACCCAGCCTGCACCGCTTGTTGCCAAAAACaatcctcctccccttcccagtgtcaccactgctgcagcccccacccccaccaggacagataaacccCCAACCCCAGAGGTAGCCGACCTCTCCATCATAAAGACAGAGCCAGAATCAGTGTCCATCATGGAGACCGAAGctgtcacacagacagaaatgaaaactgttAAGACTTCAGCCCAAACAGCTCAGATGCCAAAAGTCAACAGCACCAGTACATGTTTACTATGCGACGACTGTCCCGACAACCTGGAGGCGTTACACCTCCTCCAGCACCGCAAAGCAGCCAATGGGGAGGCCGTTGACTCCGCCGCTTTGGACCCCTCGTTCGCTGCTCTGCTAAGTGAGGCAGGGGTGACGCTGGAGGAGCCACCTGTGGAAGACCTCCTCTCACTCCTCAAGACCTACTTTGCCTCCAATGCCAACCCCAGCGAGGCGGAGCTGACAAAGATCTCCGAGTCTGTCAGTATTCCCGTGGATGTGATCAGAAAGTGGTTTGCCAAGATGAACTCTGGGAAAAATTTGGGCAAATACCGCAAAAACGCTACAGCGGTTTCCAAAAAGACTGAAACCACAAATTCCAGCTCAGAGGAGGCCTCGAATCAGAATGGCGAGGCAGAGGAAGACAGCACTCAAGAAACATCCAACAAAGCCTCATCAGAATCTGGCAGCGCTTCTCCGTCAGACTCTTCACCACTAAGCCTCAACACCGGGGACCTCATCATCGTTAAAAGTGAGCCAGAAGACCCGGAGGCCCCGGACTCCCAGGCAGAGCCCCTTGACCTCTCCCTTCCTAAACATATCGCAGCGGCATTGGAAACAAAACCCACACCTCCCGCCAAGCAGCAGGAACAGCCCCTGAACCTGACCTGCCTGAggaaggagcagctggagggTCGAACCATCTACGTCACCGCGCCTCAGACCGGAAGATCCGTCAACATCGTCACTGCCGCGCAGCTGCCCACATTAGTGGCCATCGCTGGTCAGGGCACGGTGGGCTGTCTCGGCACCATCAACACCACAACGAAGCGCACCATCCTCATCCCCCAGCTCACCTACACCTACGCCACTACGGCCGGCAACGCCACTGGAGCAAAGACCGTCGTACTGAACGGCCATAAG GAGAAGCGGCTGGACAGCAGCTCTGACGGTGTTTCCACAGTGGAGGAGCAGATTGACTCCGATTCGGCCGCACTGATGAAGAAGCGACGGCTGGAGAACGGCGTCTACCCCTGTGATCTCTGCTCCAAAGTCTTCCAGAAGGGCAGCTCCCTGCTCAGGcacaaatatgaacacacag GAAAACGGCCCCACGAGTGCAACATCTGCAAGAAGGccttcaaacacaaacaccacctgATCGAACACTCGAGGCTGCACTCCGGAGAGAAACCCTACCAGTGTGATAAGTGCGGGAAGCGTTTCTCTCACTCCGGCTCATACTCCCAGCACATGAACCACCGCTACTCCTACTGCAAGAAGGACGGCCCGAGCTCTGGCTCCAGCTCAGGGCCACGCAGGGCTCAGTCGGAGCTCGGCAGCCCCGGCGCCGGGCCGCAGTCGGACAGTCGCACCACGACCCCGCCCTCCCAACTGGACTCAGAcgagagggagagcgaggaagaggaggacgatgaCGACGAGGCCATGTGTATGGACGACATCCGGGTCGTGCAGGTGGACGACGGCGAGTGCGAGATCTACGAGGGTAACTTCGATGACGACGACGAGGACGGAGAGGAGATGGCGgaggaagagacaagagaggaagaggcggAGGTTGTTTGTGATGTGGTGGAGATCGAGCTGGGGGACGATCACATGGAGGacgaagagatggaggaaatgaCTCAAGAAAAGGAGGACGAAGAGATCGGGGAAACaactgaaggaaaggaggacGAAGAGATCGGGGAAACAACTGAGGGAAAGGAGGACGAAGAGATCGGGGAAACaactgaaggaaaggaggacgaagagatgga GGAAACAACTGAAGAAAAGGAAGACGAAGAGATCGGGGAAACAACTGAAGAAAAGGAAGacgaagagatggaggaaactAATCAAGAAAAGGAGGACGAAGAGATCAGGGAGACAACTGAAGAAAAGGAGGACGAAGAGATCAGGGAGACAACTGAAGAAAAGGAAGACGAAGAGATCGGAGGAACAACTGAAGAAAAGGAGGACGAAGAGATCGGGGA AACAACTGAAGGAAAGGAAGACGAAGAGATCGGGGAAACaactgaaggaaaggaggaagcaGCAAATGCAGATACAGAGGAGGCGGCAGACTGTGAAGCAAATACGGACAAAAGCATCGGGGAGGGGTCAGACAGCACCGAACCCACAGAGGAAGTGGTGACAAACGCCAAATAA